A region of the Sander vitreus isolate 19-12246 chromosome 1, sanVit1, whole genome shotgun sequence genome:
GTTTCCCTCATGTTAATGCTGTTATGTGGATGGACTTTTAACACAAGATGCTTTTGCAGATGACTTGTGACCATCAATGTCTGGTTACCAGCATTGAGGCAAAGTGGCCTGGGTCTGTCCATGACTCCCGGATCTTCAGGGAGTCTGCACTGTGCCACAGATTGGAGCAAGGTATGGCAATTGCAAAAGTaatatgttgcattttgtaataCTGATAATGCTAACATCAATTTTCATCTTCAGGGTTCTTCAGTGGATTGCTGGTAGGGGACCGAGGGTACGCCTGTCAGCCCTTTCTGATGACCCCCTATCCTGACCCAAACACAGGGCCACAGAATGCTTTTAATGTGGCCCTTACCAGAACAAGGGTCAGGATCGATACTCAAAGCACGCTTCAACTGCCTGCGTGGCCTTTGAGTGGCCCCAGACCAGGCTTGTGAAATTGTGACAGCCTGTGTCGTGCTCCACAACGTGGCCACAGTAAGAAAGGAGAGAGCCCCACCTGTCAGCCAGCAATCCCCAGATGTGGTAGACCCCATCACCATTGACTACCCTACTGGCAGGGCCGTGAGAAAGGCTATTACAGAGCAGTTTTTTGTTTAAGGGGagactaaaacatgttttatttttttcacaattcaGTTGGGCTATTTTAGTTCCATAGCATTTGAGCTATACGGATTTTCTTTAATGGCTGTTGCCACCATATTCTGATTAATGGAGTGGTAAAAAGGAGATATCCAAAGCGCCCAGTGTAAAGACTTTGGATTCTAATATgttgacaaaatgaaacaaggatTTTCATTCAGTCTTATTCCAATGTTCTGATTACCatcctggaaatgtatgcaaatgtaATCATATTTTACAACTTAATTCATAATTTGCTCATTCAAACATTTACAGGAAACTAGTAATGAAATGACCTAATATTAGTTATCAATTGGGGAGGTTTCATGTTGATATGTTATCCCTATTCACTGGGGTGTCTCCCCCTTAACCCCTTCTGTTGTTCTTGGGTcgatttgacccattttctaatCATTTCCATATCagtaatttgggtttctttcaaccacaacatttcaaagaaaaaacaacatgtaTGGTACCGTACAATGCTCTTCACTTCATTTCAAGTGAAATAAATGATCATtttactactttcattgaagtTGGATGTTTTATTCACTTATAAACAGCTCTGTTTCAAAACACAATAAATAGgacattgaaagaaaaaaaaaatggtgaaaacCCCCACAAAAAACTTGttgttaaaagaagaaaattgTTAAAAGACAAACGtagaataaagaaagaaaatacatccTCATGCGTTGTCCCTTTCCTAGGAACACAGAAAAAGAATGTCAGTGTAACTGTACgttttgtcatttatacattcagTTATGTACTACCTACCTTCTCAAGCTTTTCTATCTCCAGCCTAGTTTTCTTTATTAAAAGCTTCTCATATTCTATATCCAGCTCCAGGGCCCTCACATTGTCTGCTCCAAcctgaaacaaataaaagaacattGTCCATTTGCAAGGCACACTTGGAGGAAGTTGAAGGTGTCCATTTGACTACTGTGTTTTAAGGTCCATTGCTTACCACGTGTCTTTGTCTTGGCCTTGACGTGGAGGCCCTAGGCTCAGGGGGTGGAATatgttcctcctcctcttcctgttccTGCTGAGTTTAACACCATAGcaatttaatcaatttatcaatcATATTtgaaatgagcactttaaggacttGTGTCTCATGTTCAGACCACCACCATTAGCAAGTCATTACAGACACTTCAATCACagccacacattcacacactctcaccATCTGTGTTGCAAGTGGTAAAAAAACTCAAAAGTGTACCCCCAAAACGCTCTCTGAGCAGGCAGACACAGTGTCCTGATCATCTAGGACCTCCACGTGAGGAAATAAATGGCCTATTTGATCAATATTCAGCAACCACATATGGCATACATACTGGTGTATGACTATTAGTTTCACTGTTACCGCTGTATGGCACAGTGGGACGAcagtgggtggtggtggtggcagcaACACCACTGTATCTCCTGTCACTGCAGAGCACAGTAATACATTTCACTCCTACAATATTCAGAAAGAATTGTTGAATGAACATGGTCACGTAGATTACTTGTACATGTATGTACCCTGTACATATGCCTGGGTCTGTGAGCTGCTGCCACCAGGGTCAGAAGAAATGCCCCCTTCCACTCCTTCCATCAGGGGCCGACCCTGATTGCTGGAGAGGGCCAGCTCCTCAGCAGGAGTGAAGTCCTGTGGGGGAGGGCCCCCTCCAGTCTTCTTTGCCTCATTTTTCTTCCTGTTGGCTGCACGCAATTTCGTTGTTCTATAGACCCTTTGTATACCAATATCCTACAAAAGGGACTGATCCCGCAATTCAACCTTGTACTTGTTGGCCTTAAAATATGTGCAAGTATTGCTACTGCTACTTACCggtttgaaatatgtttttatatttaatttttatttgcTCCCACGATCGTTTGCCACTGCCGGGGTTGCAACTAAAATAATACGGCAACATAAGTTATGGaatgcacaagtgtaattatggtcagatatTTCTCCTGTGACAGTTATATCAATAAGTCATGTAACgtacgcatttacagcgtctgCTATTTTCTGCCAGCTTTCCCTCCTTGCTTTGGCAGCAGCGACTGTGTTGCTTTTAGCCCCTATTATGTGTTTAAATTGCTGATAAGTTTGTATGATTATGGTCTGCTCCTCCTGTGTGAAATATGCAGCTCTAGTTTTGTCCGTGTTTGCGATTGGACATACGGCGTGATCACCGCcccttttatgtgaacgcgcgcgtcTCTAGATTGGAAAaacctgggttgactgaactagttgataactagcgtcgtgatacagcttatgcgggaccgtggttgttaggttaggtgaagccgggtaactgaaagaaatccaggacatgttgatctcgcttcgtagtacaggcctcaggactCAGTACCCTAAAGTTAAACTCAGTTTTTCCACCGTAATAACACATAATAACATGAAACAATTAGATAAGTTTGTTATTTAGCTGCAGGCAGCAGGACCATACTGTTGGAGCAGCTTCACCCACAAGACCATGCTGATCGTATGACATCACCAGCAAGAccaccaaaaaacaacaaaccgACCAGCACTCGCTAACCTGAATAGTAGTGCAAGCATTTTGTGAGAAAAAAGGGGTGAATCTCCCACAAATTGCACCAGAAAATCTGACAAATGTTTATTACTCATAAAAGTCTCctctataaaatataaaaaaaatcctaaaagatccaagtggtggaaaataatgaaaaatactgaaattgaTGATGCCGCAATTTCCCATTGCAGCCCATGTTAAGTGGAGACACTGCAGGTGAATGaggaaaatattttaactaacagatatcaccatgaaacttccccagttgattatttacattataccaatgcatgggaaaatagcttccaagttgaaaaatacgaaacacctttatttattcaaattaGCACATATATAATTAGATAATGTCTCATTTGCATAATGAAATTCCCCTCCTATTTGCACTTATTTTCTAAAGAACACCTAATTAACTCTTAGATCTTCACCCCTTTAGGGTATTCATAGAGGTCGCATAGagcacaggttttttttttcgtaTGCTGACGACCTTTTATTATTCATGTAAGACCCAGTGTCAACCGTCCGGCATGCAGTGGAGACAGACACGGATAAAGATACTGACAAAACAATTGCTGCTGGCCAGTTCTCCATCGTATACAGATCACCACAAGCATATAGGCAACGATAGCTGGAGAGCCATCCTGCAAATTCTAACGTTTCGGAACTGATTGGTGGGGATTCCTAGGGAGTAATTACTTCATTGGTTTGTTTTTTggttgcttgcttgcttgcttgattgattgataacaCACAAGTGACTGGCTGATTACACTCCATTAGTATCTGCCTCTGTTTCTGATTGGTGTATTGCCGTTAAGCTCTTTTTTGGCAGTTTagacccctctctctctctctctcttttttactattaaaaaataaaaaccttcaAATTTGATTCACAATTTAAAATTACctctgtgtcacacacacacacacacacacacacacacacacacacacacacacacacacacacacacacacacacacacacacacacacaccttcttcaACCTGGACTGGGCTGgattttcagaattaaagctaCCAGACGCTAACAGAACCTTACTGAGGTGCCCTAGAGTAGGgtgtattttcaaaataaaagtcctaaAAGGTAACTTAATCATTATTCTCTAGTACTTCTTCTTGTCAGCTGACGACCCTCCACTATCAAACAGTGGCCTACTGAGGTTGGCCAGCCTCCaagacagtgagagggtcatCACACCTGCAATTGAGGAAACTCAAACACTTTGCAGCTGgttactttaaaacaaaaaagtgttaataaatgtatttatttagagTTTGGTCAGCTTCTAATTTCCAATGTAACATCAGTGTCTTGGGGCAGCAGTTGATGGTCCCTCCCCCGGTTCTGAATTGACTTTTGAaagtttctcttcttctttggcCTTTTTATCTGGAGGTCCTTTCTGTCCGGAGCCAGCGTTTGATGTGGGAGCCTCATTACTTTCGTCCATTCTCACTTCCCGCAACATCCAGTAACTCTGTAATATGCTGCTGATTGTAATTCGCTGCTCCACAACAGGGTGCAGAATGCTTCGGATAAGGTCTTGTGCCTCAGACGAAACAGACGGAGTGTTTGGGAAGTTGATATTATGCTGGATTTGAATTCTCACCATCCTCCTAACGTTGCTGGAATCATACGGCATTGCTGCATAGAGCATCATATACAGCACAACACCCATACTCCACACATCAGACACTTTGGGGTTGTACGGATAACTTCTCAAAATCTCAGGCGATGCATAGGACGAGGTGCCACAGAAGGTTTCACTCAGCACCAACCGCCCGTCTGCGTAAGTGAGCCTCCTGCTGAACCCAAAGTCACACACTTTGAGGTTGAAGTGTGTATCCAGCAGCATGTTTTCACATTTAAGGTCTCTGTGGGCCATGTCACTGTTGTGAAGGTATTGGACGGCCTCGCACAGCTGTGTGAAAAGCCTGCAGCTTGAATGTTCAGGTAAGGCTCCCCTGACATTGATATGCTTCAAGAGGTCTCCTTTAACACAGAGCTCCATCACCACATAGACCTAGAGATACAAAAGTGCATGGTGAAATATAGGAACGTGCAATAGATGTCAAAATaaaattttaattaaataagaaGAATCTGACCTAACAACACAAATGGTAGCACTTTTACAGCCAAATTCCACTGGGTGCGTCTGCGCTGTGTTCCGCCGGCACCGTGGACACCACCAGAAATCACGGCCATTCAAGACAGTGCTTGTTATTTCACCAGCTGCGATGCAGCGCGTTCCAGAACTGCATCCCAGAACCGCATCCCAGAACCACGTCCCAGTACCGCGTCCCATAAGCACGTCCAAGAAGCGCATCCGAGAAGCGTGCGAGAGGTGGCTAAAATatgcgccaggtctatttttcACGC
Encoded here:
- the tssk6 gene encoding testis-specific serine/threonine-protein kinase 6 — protein: MMNKRLMESRGYSFKCNLGEGMFGKVVSAYSSRLKRRVAIKVIDKNKVNPSYLEKFLSREMEIIRSLNHPHIIKTLDIFESHTSKVYVVMELCVKGDLLKHINVRGALPEHSSCRLFTQLCEAVQYLHNSDMAHRDLKCENMLLDTHFNLKVCDFGFSRRLTYADGRLVLSETFCGTSSYASPEILRSYPYNPKVSDVWSMGVVLYMMLYAAMPYDSSNVRRMVRIQIQHNINFPNTPSVSSEAQDLIRSILHPVVEQRITISSILQSYWMLREVRMDETNRKKNEAKKTGGGPPPQDFTPAEELALSSNQGRPLMEGVEGGISSDPGGSSSQTQAYVQVTGDTVVLLPPPPPTVVPLCHTAVGADNVRALELDIEYEKLLIKKTRLEIEKLEKERDNA